From a region of the Tenggerimyces flavus genome:
- a CDS encoding alpha/beta hydrolase, with amino-acid sequence MRRFGAVLVAVVLVSGLFGAGVAEAGAVSWSPCEGAPAGHPVECATLTVPADWSTGTGSVALRVSRLRATSPERRVGVLMFNPGGPGTGAAGYLMAPQYARAYFGPEVLARFDVVGVDPRGVGGSTPVSCAVPADDPSVDRFPSSAAGVRALVRSNVAFARSCDHAEQLDTASVARDLDAVRAALGERQLSFLGVSYGTMLGRAYAELFPHRLRALALDAIVDRSLPVSRLVADDAAAVQDGVEHFASWCASSSCGVDVLPALHSVLASADRGELLAGDRPVTAYQVSAGVNAHLQSPLLYPALATALRAALALDGSGLVGLGADPLGSAMYRTIVCQDFDTRAFTAQLPGLARRVQRAGPALRGYSEFWDIASGCAGWPVAAAWRPHRWPHLDLPPALLLSGAHDVATPRRWAERTRRQLPESTLLRWSEAGHSAWHLNSECATQATIAYLLTRELPTTTC; translated from the coding sequence ATGCGCAGATTTGGGGCGGTTTTGGTCGCGGTCGTGCTGGTCAGCGGCCTGTTCGGGGCGGGGGTCGCGGAGGCTGGGGCAGTCTCCTGGTCGCCGTGTGAGGGCGCGCCGGCGGGGCATCCCGTCGAGTGCGCGACTCTGACCGTTCCCGCCGATTGGTCGACGGGAACGGGCAGCGTCGCGCTGCGGGTGTCACGGCTGCGGGCGACTTCTCCGGAGCGGCGCGTCGGTGTGCTGATGTTCAACCCCGGCGGGCCGGGGACCGGCGCGGCCGGCTATCTGATGGCGCCGCAGTACGCGCGGGCGTACTTCGGTCCCGAGGTGCTCGCTCGCTTCGATGTCGTCGGCGTGGACCCGCGCGGCGTCGGGGGCAGTACACCGGTCTCCTGCGCGGTGCCGGCTGACGACCCGTCGGTGGACCGGTTCCCGTCCTCTGCCGCTGGCGTGCGGGCATTGGTGCGTTCGAACGTCGCCTTCGCTCGATCCTGCGACCACGCTGAGCAGCTGGACACGGCGAGCGTCGCGCGGGACCTCGACGCGGTGCGGGCGGCGCTGGGGGAGCGGCAGCTCAGCTTCCTCGGGGTGTCGTACGGAACGATGCTCGGCCGTGCGTACGCCGAGCTCTTCCCGCATCGGCTCCGCGCGCTGGCGCTGGACGCGATCGTGGACCGGTCGCTGCCGGTGAGCCGGCTCGTCGCCGACGACGCGGCTGCCGTTCAGGACGGGGTCGAGCACTTCGCGTCCTGGTGTGCTTCCTCCTCGTGCGGAGTGGACGTTCTTCCTGCGCTGCACTCGGTGCTGGCGTCGGCCGACCGGGGCGAGCTGCTCGCCGGTGACCGGCCGGTGACTGCGTACCAGGTCTCGGCTGGTGTGAACGCGCACCTGCAGAGCCCGTTGCTCTATCCCGCGCTGGCCACGGCGCTGCGGGCGGCCCTCGCGTTGGACGGCTCCGGCCTGGTCGGGCTGGGTGCGGATCCGCTCGGGAGCGCGATGTACCGGACGATCGTGTGCCAGGACTTCGACACCCGCGCGTTCACCGCCCAGCTGCCTGGTCTGGCCCGCCGGGTCCAGCGCGCGGGGCCGGCGCTGCGGGGGTACTCGGAGTTCTGGGACATTGCCTCAGGCTGCGCCGGCTGGCCCGTCGCCGCCGCCTGGCGCCCGCACCGGTGGCCGCACCTCGACCTCCCACCAGCGCTCCTGCTGTCGGGCGCCCACGACGTCGCCACCCCCCGCCGCTGGGCCGAACGCACCCGGCGCCAGCTGCCGGAGAGCACCCTGCTCCGCTGGTCAGAAGCCGGCCACTCGGCCTGGCACCTGAACAGCGAGTGCGCGACCCAGGCCACGATCGCCTACCTGCTCACCCGCGAGCTCCCCACCACGACCTGCTGA
- the murG gene encoding undecaprenyldiphospho-muramoylpentapeptide beta-N-acetylglucosaminyltransferase, whose translation MRKPVHVVLAGGGSAGHISPALAVAAALRRLDPTIGLTFLGTEEGLEARLIPEAGYDIAMIPRVPLPRELTPRLLTVPGRLAGAVKAASAVLAKVGADVLVGLGGYVAMPAYLAAKRQKVPVVVHEQNARPGIANRFAASLVTTNVAVSFPNTPLRHGVHVGLPIRREIATLDRQDLRPMARAAFGFTQKSPTLLVTGGSQGSQRINQAVSGAAPALAEAGIQVLHHYGQDKQIDVELPPNAPRYVALPYIDRMDLAYAAADLAIARAGANTVTELAAVGLPAVFCPYPVGNGEQRLNARPVVEAGGGVMVDDAALTPEWVRTNVIALINDTARLAAMSKAARDLLPADADDRLAEMVMKVAGKGSSEVRR comes from the coding sequence GTGAGGAAGCCCGTGCACGTCGTGCTCGCAGGCGGAGGCAGTGCCGGTCACATCTCACCGGCGCTGGCCGTCGCCGCCGCGTTGCGCCGCCTGGACCCGACGATCGGCCTGACCTTCCTCGGCACCGAGGAGGGCCTGGAGGCCCGTCTGATCCCCGAGGCGGGGTACGACATCGCGATGATCCCGCGCGTCCCCCTGCCGCGGGAGCTCACGCCGCGCCTGCTCACCGTCCCGGGCCGGCTCGCCGGCGCGGTCAAGGCCGCCAGCGCCGTCCTCGCCAAGGTCGGCGCCGACGTTCTGGTCGGCCTCGGCGGGTACGTCGCGATGCCGGCGTACCTCGCCGCGAAGCGGCAGAAGGTGCCTGTCGTCGTCCACGAGCAGAACGCGCGGCCCGGAATAGCCAACCGATTCGCCGCTTCGCTCGTCACTACGAACGTGGCAGTGAGCTTTCCGAACACCCCGCTGCGGCACGGCGTCCACGTCGGGCTGCCGATCCGGCGCGAGATCGCCACGCTCGACCGGCAGGACCTCCGGCCGATGGCACGGGCCGCGTTCGGGTTCACCCAGAAGTCGCCGACGCTGCTGGTCACGGGCGGTTCGCAGGGTTCGCAGCGGATCAACCAGGCCGTCTCGGGCGCCGCGCCGGCACTCGCCGAGGCTGGAATCCAGGTCCTGCACCACTACGGCCAGGACAAGCAGATCGACGTCGAACTGCCGCCGAACGCGCCGCGCTACGTCGCACTGCCGTACATCGACCGGATGGACCTCGCGTATGCTGCGGCGGATCTCGCGATCGCCCGAGCCGGCGCCAACACGGTGACCGAGCTTGCCGCGGTCGGGCTGCCCGCCGTCTTCTGTCCGTACCCGGTCGGCAACGGTGAGCAGCGGCTGAACGCGCGTCCGGTCGTCGAGGCAGGTGGCGGTGTCATGGTCGACGACGCCGCGCTGACTCCCGAATGGGTGCGGACGAACGTGATCGCGCTCATCAACGACACCGCCCGGCTCGCCGCGATGTCGAAGGCGGCGCGCGACCTGCTACCCGCGGACGCCGACGACCGGTTGGCGGAGATGGTCATGAAGGTGGCCGGAAAGGGGTCTTCGGAGGTGCGACGGTGA
- the murC gene encoding UDP-N-acetylmuramate--L-alanine ligase has protein sequence MIVPPPLEVLPAEKLGHVHFVGIGGAGLSGIARIMLARGISVTGSDAKDSRTLTALRALGAECWVGHDPAHVAEADTLVISTAVKETNVEVVEAQRLGLRLYSRAAALSAVMVDRRVVAISGAHGKTTTSSMIAVALQHCGADPSFAIGGNFNDTGTNAHDGTGDIFVVEADESDRAFLEYSPEVAVVTNVDPDHLDMYASREDYHDAFDQFVDRIVPGGYLVACLDDPGARALAERSRARGFDVRTYGEAPDADVRVDRVELKPLGSTFELVVQGRRQGTVDVHVAGKHHALNAAAAYAACLGVGFPSTEIREGLSSYTGTRRRFEFKGAANGIRVYDDYGHHPTEMLVNMHAARGAVGEGGRVVVAFRPLRHTRTKFFFKELGEALALADEVVVMDPTGDDPIPGVTGAMIVPHIPLPPERIVYETSWSAVPHHLFERARPGDLVLTLGAPDVALIGPEFLELVEASLPSSS, from the coding sequence GTGATCGTTCCCCCGCCGCTGGAGGTACTGCCGGCGGAGAAGCTGGGCCACGTCCACTTCGTGGGCATCGGCGGAGCCGGCCTGTCCGGCATCGCACGGATCATGCTCGCCCGCGGCATCAGCGTCACCGGGAGCGACGCGAAGGACTCCCGTACGCTCACCGCCCTCCGTGCGCTCGGCGCCGAGTGCTGGGTCGGCCACGATCCCGCGCACGTCGCCGAGGCCGACACGCTGGTGATCTCGACCGCGGTCAAGGAGACGAACGTCGAGGTCGTCGAGGCGCAGCGCCTCGGCCTCCGGCTCTACTCGCGCGCGGCTGCGTTGTCCGCCGTGATGGTCGACCGCCGCGTGGTGGCGATCTCCGGCGCGCACGGCAAGACCACGACGTCGTCGATGATCGCGGTCGCGCTGCAGCACTGCGGTGCGGACCCGTCGTTCGCGATCGGCGGAAACTTCAACGACACCGGGACGAACGCGCACGACGGCACCGGCGACATCTTCGTCGTCGAGGCCGACGAGTCCGACCGCGCGTTCCTCGAGTACTCCCCGGAGGTCGCGGTCGTCACGAACGTCGATCCCGACCACCTCGACATGTACGCCTCCCGCGAGGACTACCACGACGCGTTCGACCAGTTCGTCGACCGCATCGTTCCCGGCGGGTATCTCGTTGCCTGCTTGGACGATCCCGGCGCGCGTGCGCTGGCGGAGCGGTCCCGCGCGCGCGGGTTCGACGTCCGTACGTATGGCGAGGCACCCGACGCGGACGTCCGCGTGGACCGCGTCGAGCTCAAGCCGCTCGGCTCGACGTTTGAGCTGGTCGTGCAGGGGCGCCGGCAGGGCACGGTCGACGTGCACGTCGCCGGCAAGCACCACGCGCTGAACGCCGCGGCCGCGTACGCCGCCTGCCTGGGCGTCGGGTTCCCGTCGACGGAGATCCGCGAGGGGCTGTCGAGCTACACCGGCACCCGCCGGCGGTTCGAGTTCAAGGGTGCCGCGAACGGGATCCGCGTCTACGACGACTACGGGCACCACCCGACCGAGATGCTCGTGAACATGCACGCCGCGCGCGGCGCCGTCGGCGAGGGCGGACGGGTCGTCGTGGCGTTCCGGCCGCTGCGGCACACGCGGACGAAGTTCTTCTTCAAGGAGCTCGGCGAAGCGCTGGCGCTGGCCGACGAGGTCGTAGTGATGGACCCGACCGGCGACGACCCGATCCCGGGCGTGACCGGCGCGATGATCGTCCCGCACATCCCGCTGCCGCCCGAGCGCATCGTGTACGAGACCTCCTGGTCGGCCGTACCGCACCATCTGTTCGAACGCGCTCGGCCGGGCGACCTCGTGCTCACGCTGGGCGCGCCGGACGTGGCGCTGATCGGGCCGGAGTTCCTGGAGCTCGTCGAGGCCTCCCTACCTTCCTCGTCATGA
- the ftsW gene encoding putative lipid II flippase FtsW, with protein sequence MTTAADDRELAKPAGEATAGTERTGFGWVAAVKRSLDRPLASYHLVLGASGMLLALGLAMVLSASSVEALRHYGSSYAIFERQIIWVVAGLPIAWLASRLPNKVLRAFVYPALALSVILLLLTYVPGLGHEVNGNRNWLDFGGPFKLQPSEMAKLALVLWGADLLARKEKLLSQWKHLFVPFLPVTGLVLALVLGQGDLGTSLVLFSVVLVLLFVVGMPMRFFGFLVIVVGGLVGYLATTRDYRLERLTSFLNPFEDYANTGWQAAHGLFALGTGSWFGVGIGNSREKWGQLPESHTDFIFAVIGEEMGLAGTLVVLGLFLLLAFAGVRIALRATDTFTKLAAAGIVGWIISQALVNMGAVVNLLPITGIPLPLVSYGGSAMLPTLFALGLLVAFARNEPEARAALAAKRQARREAKQSKQSNDDSDE encoded by the coding sequence ATGACGACCGCCGCGGACGACCGGGAGCTGGCCAAGCCAGCAGGTGAAGCGACGGCAGGGACGGAACGTACCGGGTTCGGCTGGGTCGCGGCGGTCAAGCGCTCCCTCGACCGTCCGCTCGCCTCCTACCACCTCGTCCTCGGCGCCAGCGGCATGCTGCTCGCGCTCGGCCTGGCCATGGTCCTTTCAGCCTCGAGCGTCGAGGCACTACGCCATTACGGCAGCTCCTACGCGATCTTCGAACGCCAGATCATCTGGGTCGTCGCCGGCCTCCCCATCGCCTGGCTCGCCTCGCGGCTCCCGAACAAGGTCCTCAGAGCCTTCGTCTACCCAGCCCTCGCGCTCTCCGTCATCCTGCTGCTGCTCACGTACGTACCCGGCCTCGGCCACGAGGTCAACGGCAACCGCAACTGGCTCGACTTCGGCGGCCCGTTCAAGCTCCAGCCCAGCGAGATGGCCAAGCTCGCACTCGTCCTCTGGGGCGCGGATCTGCTTGCCCGCAAGGAGAAACTGCTCTCCCAGTGGAAGCACCTCTTCGTGCCGTTCCTCCCCGTCACTGGCCTCGTCCTCGCGCTCGTGCTCGGCCAGGGCGACCTGGGTACGTCGCTCGTGCTGTTCTCCGTCGTGCTCGTCCTGCTGTTCGTCGTCGGCATGCCGATGCGCTTCTTCGGCTTCCTCGTGATCGTCGTCGGCGGACTCGTCGGCTACCTCGCCACCACCAGGGACTACCGGCTGGAGAGGCTCACCAGCTTCCTCAACCCGTTCGAGGACTACGCCAACACGGGATGGCAGGCCGCGCACGGCTTGTTCGCGCTCGGGACGGGTAGCTGGTTCGGCGTGGGCATCGGCAACAGCCGGGAGAAGTGGGGCCAGCTCCCCGAGTCGCACACCGACTTCATCTTCGCCGTGATCGGCGAGGAGATGGGCCTCGCCGGGACGCTGGTCGTGCTGGGGCTGTTCCTCCTGCTCGCGTTCGCCGGAGTACGGATCGCCCTGCGCGCCACCGACACGTTCACCAAGCTCGCCGCGGCCGGGATCGTCGGCTGGATCATCTCCCAGGCGCTCGTCAACATGGGCGCCGTCGTCAACCTGCTGCCTATCACTGGCATCCCTCTTCCGCTCGTGTCGTACGGTGGGTCCGCCATGCTGCCCACCCTGTTCGCCCTCGGCCTGCTCGTCGCGTTCGCGCGCAACGAGCCCGAAGCCCGAGCGGCCCTCGCCGCGAAGCGGCAGGCCAGGCGCGAGGCCAAGCAGTCCAAGCAGTCCAACGACGATTCCGACGAGTGA